A single Iodidimonas sp. SYSU 1G8 DNA region contains:
- a CDS encoding DUF763 domain-containing protein translates to MARRAGSADLPLHGGHVPKWLADRMTRLGAVVSEAIVHHYGRDELLRRLSHPFWFQSFGAVMGMDWHSSGITTSVIGALKRGLTPLSHELGIHVCGGRGRHSRQTPHELAAIGQRVGFDGAALATASRLVAKVDSAAVQDGFDLYLHGFFVTDEGKWCVVQQGMDGERRQARRYHWLSEGIENFVEEPHAAIDGAARGEIVNLTDRRADGSRRGQLDLLHDLGPDGIARELALLEPRAAPAQLALPHLDMPGHHDVRAEDVIAPRLHATLAAAAERGPEDFAGLLLVPGVGARTVRALAMVAEVVHGAPFRFSDPARFSLAHGGKDRHPYPVPLKVYDQTIQVLKTAVANARLGRDDELAALKRLDDQARRIDAVVGGQTLEEVIAEERLLSHGHGGRSVFGWEPPPASS, encoded by the coding sequence ATGGCCCGCCGCGCCGGAAGCGCCGATCTGCCGCTGCATGGCGGCCACGTGCCGAAATGGCTGGCCGACCGCATGACCCGGCTGGGCGCGGTGGTCAGCGAGGCGATCGTGCACCATTACGGGCGCGACGAGTTGCTGCGCCGCCTGTCGCACCCTTTCTGGTTCCAGTCCTTCGGCGCGGTGATGGGCATGGACTGGCATTCCTCCGGCATCACCACCAGCGTCATCGGCGCGCTCAAGCGCGGCCTCACGCCGCTGTCGCACGAGCTGGGCATCCATGTCTGCGGCGGGCGGGGCCGGCATTCGCGGCAGACGCCGCACGAGCTGGCGGCCATCGGGCAGAGAGTTGGCTTCGACGGCGCGGCGCTCGCCACGGCCAGCCGCCTGGTCGCCAAGGTGGACAGCGCCGCCGTGCAGGACGGGTTCGACCTTTACCTGCACGGTTTCTTCGTCACCGATGAGGGCAAGTGGTGCGTCGTCCAGCAAGGCATGGACGGCGAACGCCGGCAGGCGCGGCGCTATCACTGGCTGTCGGAAGGCATTGAAAACTTCGTCGAGGAACCGCACGCCGCCATCGACGGCGCGGCGCGGGGCGAGATCGTCAACCTGACGGACCGGCGCGCCGATGGTTCGCGGCGCGGCCAGCTCGACCTGCTGCACGATCTGGGGCCGGACGGTATCGCCCGCGAGCTGGCGCTGCTGGAGCCGAGGGCCGCGCCGGCCCAGCTGGCGTTGCCGCACCTGGACATGCCGGGCCACCACGATGTCCGCGCCGAAGACGTGATCGCGCCGCGTCTGCACGCCACCCTGGCGGCGGCGGCGGAACGCGGCCCGGAGGATTTCGCCGGTCTGCTGCTGGTGCCGGGTGTTGGCGCGCGAACGGTAAGAGCGCTGGCCATGGTGGCCGAGGTGGTGCACGGCGCGCCGTTCCGCTTCAGCGATCCGGCGCGGTTCTCCCTCGCCCATGGCGGCAAGGACCGGCATCCCTATCCCGTGCCGCTCAAGGTCTACGACCAGACGATCCAGGTGCTCAAGACCGCGGTCGCCAATGCCAGGCTCGGCCGCGACGACGAGCTGGCGGCGCTGAAGCGTCTCGACGATCAGGCGCGCCGCATCGACGCCGTCGTCGGCGGCCAGACGCTGGAAGAAGTGATCGCAGAGGAGCGTCTGTTGTCGCATGGCCATGGCGGACGCAGCGTGTTCGGCTGGGAGCCGCCGCCCGCATCGTCCTGA
- a CDS encoding prephenate/arogenate dehydrogenase family protein, producing MFERLALIGVGLIGSSIAHRVRREGLAKEIVAHARSRETRDTVLRLGIADRVTDTAAMAVTGADLVILCTPVGAFAAVAAEIGPHLMQGAIVSDVGSVKQAVIDDVGPYIPPGVHLIPGHPVAGTENSGPESGFAELFDGRWCIITPPEGADADAADRLVRFWQTLGSKTEVMDARHHDLVLAITSHVPHLIAYNIVGTAADLETVTQSEVIKFSAGGFRDFTRIAASDPTMWRDIFLNNKEAVLEMLGRFTEDLTALQRAIRWGDGDTLFNLFTRTRAIRREVIDAGQETPAPDFGRSHGKG from the coding sequence GTGTTTGAACGGCTGGCGCTAATCGGCGTCGGCCTCATCGGCTCGTCGATCGCGCACCGCGTCCGGCGCGAGGGGCTGGCGAAGGAAATCGTCGCCCACGCCCGCTCGCGGGAAACGCGCGACACCGTGCTGCGCCTCGGCATCGCCGACCGGGTCACCGACACGGCGGCGATGGCGGTGACCGGCGCCGATCTGGTGATCTTGTGCACGCCCGTGGGCGCCTTCGCCGCCGTCGCGGCGGAGATCGGCCCGCATCTGATGCAGGGCGCCATCGTCTCCGACGTCGGCTCGGTCAAGCAGGCGGTGATCGACGATGTCGGCCCGTACATCCCGCCGGGCGTGCATCTGATCCCCGGCCATCCGGTGGCGGGCACCGAGAATTCCGGCCCGGAATCGGGCTTCGCCGAACTGTTCGACGGCCGCTGGTGCATCATCACCCCGCCGGAAGGCGCCGACGCGGACGCCGCCGACCGGCTGGTGCGCTTCTGGCAGACCCTGGGCAGCAAGACCGAGGTGATGGACGCGCGCCATCACGATCTGGTGCTGGCCATCACCAGCCACGTGCCGCACCTCATCGCCTACAACATCGTCGGCACGGCGGCGGACCTGGAAACCGTGACCCAGTCCGAAGTGATCAAGTTCTCGGCCGGCGGTTTCCGCGACTTCACCCGCATCGCCGCGTCCGACCCCACCATGTGGCGCGACATCTTCCTCAATAACAAGGAAGCCGTGCTGGAGATGCTGGGCCGCTTCACCGAGGACCTGACCGCCCTGCAGCGCGCCATCCGCTGGGGCGACGGCGACACCCTGTTCAACCTCTTCACCCGCACGCGGGCGATCCGCCGGGAAGTGATCGACGCCGGCCAGGAGACACCGGCACCCGATTTCGGGCGGTCGCACGGGAAGGGGTAG
- a CDS encoding homoserine O-acetyltransferase, translating into MDEDPRGNVLRLDAVPFRLVSGAELPEVTVAYQTYGTLNADKTNAVLVCHALTGDQHVANPHPITGKDGWWESMVGPGMVIDTDRFFVICTNVLGGCLGTTGPKEINPATGEPWGIDFPVITIGDMVKLQAALLDQLGIPDLFCAIGGSMGGMQVLDWAARFPGRVFSAVPIATTARQSAQNIAFDEVGRQAIMADPDWRGGRYYDAPHGPKAGLSVARMAAHITYLSEAGLHQKFGRKLQDRDALTFGFDADFQIESYLRHQGSTFVERFDANSYLYITRAMDYFDLAADYGGMLANAFKGTKTRFCVVSFTSDWLYPTTESRAIVHALNAAAAQVSFLEFETDKGHDSFLLDVPEFYDVLRGFIGAAAEKRGL; encoded by the coding sequence ATGGACGAGGATCCGCGCGGCAACGTGCTGCGGTTGGATGCCGTGCCGTTCCGCCTGGTGAGCGGCGCGGAACTGCCCGAGGTGACGGTCGCCTACCAGACCTATGGCACGCTGAACGCCGACAAGACCAATGCCGTGCTGGTCTGCCACGCCCTGACCGGCGACCAGCACGTGGCCAATCCCCATCCCATCACCGGCAAGGATGGCTGGTGGGAAAGCATGGTCGGCCCCGGCATGGTGATCGACACCGACCGGTTCTTCGTCATCTGCACCAACGTGCTGGGCGGCTGCCTGGGCACGACAGGGCCGAAGGAGATCAATCCGGCGACCGGCGAGCCCTGGGGCATCGACTTCCCGGTCATCACCATCGGCGACATGGTCAAGCTGCAGGCGGCGCTGCTGGATCAGCTGGGCATCCCCGACCTGTTCTGCGCCATCGGCGGCTCCATGGGCGGCATGCAGGTGCTGGACTGGGCCGCGCGTTTTCCGGGCCGGGTGTTCTCGGCCGTGCCGATCGCCACGACCGCGCGCCAGTCGGCCCAGAACATCGCCTTCGACGAGGTCGGGCGCCAGGCGATCATGGCCGACCCGGACTGGCGCGGCGGCCGTTACTATGACGCGCCGCACGGCCCGAAAGCGGGGCTGTCGGTGGCGCGCATGGCCGCGCACATCACCTATCTGTCCGAGGCCGGGCTGCACCAGAAGTTCGGGCGCAAGCTGCAGGACCGCGATGCGCTGACCTTCGGCTTCGACGCCGACTTCCAGATCGAAAGCTATCTGCGCCATCAGGGCAGCACCTTCGTCGAGCGCTTCGACGCCAACTCGTATCTCTACATCACCCGCGCCATGGACTACTTCGATCTGGCGGCGGATTACGGCGGGATGCTGGCCAATGCCTTCAAGGGCACGAAGACCCGCTTCTGCGTGGTGTCGTTCACCAGCGACTGGCTCTATCCCACCACGGAAAGCCGGGCGATCGTGCACGCCCTGAACGCGGCGGCGGCCCAGGTGAGCTTCCTGGAATTCGAGACCGACAAGGGCCACGACAGCTTCCTGCTCGACGTGCCGGAATTCTACGACGTGCTGCGCGGCTTCATCGGCGCGGCGGCGGAAAAGCGGGGTCTGTGA
- a CDS encoding PAS domain S-box protein, with protein MTAAERLAAASADEGRHRLLLDAITDYAIYMLDADGHVSSWNAGAQRFKGYTEAEIIGHHFSRFYTDADRRAGKPQWALATAAREGRFEGHGWRVRQDGSRFWAHVVIDPIRAANGDVIGYAKITRDLTERKLAEESLRQSQEQFRLLVQGVTDYAIYMLDPGGMVSNWNQGAERIKGYAASEIVGRHFSAFYTPEDRADGAPERALETATREGRFEKEAIRMRKDGSRFWAHVVIDAIRSEDGTLLGFAKITRDITERRAAEQSLRMAREQLFQAQKLEAIGQLTGGIAHDFNNLLMVVLGSLQLVRKRLPPASDLAPLVDNAIQGAQRGASLTQRMLAFARRQDLDTRPVDLAELVAGMNELLHRSLGPALLIETCFAPDLPPALTDPNQLEAALLNLTVNARDAMHDSGTITIAARAETVSDDTAGLAPGDYVCVSVADSGEGMDTDTLARAVDPFFTTKGVGKGTGLGLSMVQGLAEQSGGKLLLASKPGEGTVAELWLPAGAAGAEFRHPPVAEPPSANVSAGPRTILAVDDDPLVLANTAAMLADLGHRVLEAGSGEEALALLRSGLAIDLVLTDHAMPRMTGAQLADEIRAEWPALPVALATGYAELPQDTPPDLPRLPKPFGQDDAARLIAELTGG; from the coding sequence ATGACCGCAGCCGAACGGCTGGCCGCCGCATCCGCCGACGAGGGGCGCCATAGACTCCTGCTCGACGCGATCACCGACTATGCCATCTACATGCTGGACGCGGACGGCCATGTGAGCAGCTGGAACGCCGGCGCGCAGCGCTTCAAGGGCTATACCGAGGCCGAGATCATCGGCCACCATTTCTCGCGCTTCTATACCGATGCGGACCGCCGCGCCGGGAAGCCGCAATGGGCGCTGGCGACCGCCGCGCGCGAGGGGCGTTTCGAGGGGCATGGCTGGCGCGTGCGCCAGGACGGCAGCCGCTTCTGGGCCCATGTGGTGATCGATCCGATCCGGGCCGCCAATGGCGACGTGATCGGCTACGCCAAGATCACCCGCGACCTGACCGAACGCAAGCTGGCCGAGGAAAGCCTGCGCCAGAGCCAGGAACAGTTCCGCCTGCTGGTACAGGGCGTGACCGATTACGCCATCTACATGCTCGATCCGGGCGGCATGGTCAGCAACTGGAACCAGGGCGCCGAGCGCATCAAGGGCTATGCCGCCAGCGAAATCGTCGGACGGCATTTTTCCGCGTTCTACACGCCCGAGGACCGCGCCGACGGCGCGCCGGAGCGGGCGCTGGAGACCGCCACGCGCGAGGGCCGCTTCGAGAAGGAAGCGATCCGCATGCGCAAGGATGGCAGCCGCTTCTGGGCCCATGTGGTGATCGACGCCATCCGGTCGGAGGACGGCACGCTGCTCGGCTTCGCCAAGATCACCCGCGACATCACCGAACGGCGGGCGGCCGAACAGTCGCTCAGAATGGCGCGCGAGCAGCTGTTCCAGGCGCAGAAGCTGGAGGCCATCGGCCAGCTGACCGGCGGCATCGCCCATGATTTCAACAATCTGCTGATGGTGGTCCTGGGCAGCCTGCAACTGGTCCGCAAGCGCCTGCCGCCCGCCTCCGACCTGGCGCCGCTGGTCGACAACGCCATTCAGGGCGCCCAGCGCGGCGCCTCGCTGACCCAGCGCATGCTGGCGTTCGCCCGGCGGCAGGATCTGGACACCCGCCCCGTCGACCTGGCCGAGCTGGTCGCCGGGATGAACGAGTTGCTGCACCGCTCGCTCGGCCCGGCGCTGCTCATCGAAACCTGCTTTGCTCCCGATCTGCCGCCGGCGCTGACCGATCCCAACCAGCTCGAGGCGGCATTGCTGAACCTGACGGTGAACGCGCGCGACGCCATGCACGACAGCGGCACCATCACCATCGCCGCCCGCGCCGAAACGGTGTCGGACGACACCGCGGGACTGGCCCCCGGTGACTATGTCTGCGTCTCGGTCGCCGACAGCGGCGAGGGCATGGACACGGACACCCTGGCGCGCGCCGTCGACCCGTTCTTCACCACGAAGGGTGTCGGCAAGGGCACAGGCCTTGGGCTGTCCATGGTACAGGGTCTCGCCGAACAGTCGGGCGGCAAGCTGCTGCTGGCCAGCAAGCCCGGCGAGGGAACCGTCGCCGAACTGTGGCTGCCCGCCGGCGCGGCCGGGGCGGAGTTCCGGCACCCGCCCGTCGCGGAGCCCCCATCCGCCAATGTCTCCGCCGGGCCCCGGACCATTCTCGCCGTGGACGACGATCCCTTGGTGCTGGCCAACACGGCCGCCATGCTGGCCGATCTGGGCCACCGGGTGCTGGAAGCCGGATCGGGCGAGGAGGCGCTGGCCCTGCTGCGCAGCGGCCTCGCCATCGACCTGGTGCTGACCGATCACGCCATGCCGCGCATGACCGGCGCCCAGCTGGCCGACGAAATCCGCGCCGAATGGCCTGCCTTGCCCGTGGCGCTGGCCACCGGATATGCCGAGCTGCCCCAGGACACCCCGCCGGACCTGCCGCGCCTGCCCAAGCCCTTCGGCCAGGACGACGCCGCGCGCCTGATCGCCGAGCTGACCGGCGGCTAG
- the gloB gene encoding hydroxyacylglutathione hydrolase: MLEIHQIPVLSDNYVYLAHDVATGQTAVVDPATHEEVLEALAEKGWTLTHILNTHHHADHTGGNMELKKQTGCVIVGPRADRDRIPGIDVEVGEGDIYALGESIARVFDVPGHTRGHNAYWFDDSDALFCGDTMFALGCGRLFEGTPAQMWDSLSKLRALPPSTKVYCAHEYTKSNAAFAVTVEPDNGALVARKSMIDDMRARGERTVPSTLAEEIATNPFLRPDSADLQRTLGMVGAPLVDVFAETRRRKDNF; encoded by the coding sequence ATGCTTGAAATACATCAGATACCCGTCCTTTCGGACAACTATGTGTACCTGGCGCACGATGTGGCGACGGGACAGACCGCGGTCGTCGATCCGGCGACCCATGAGGAAGTGCTCGAGGCGCTGGCCGAGAAGGGCTGGACGCTGACCCACATCCTCAACACCCATCACCACGCCGACCACACGGGCGGCAACATGGAACTGAAGAAGCAGACCGGCTGCGTCATCGTCGGCCCGCGCGCCGACCGGGATCGCATTCCCGGCATCGACGTGGAAGTGGGCGAGGGCGACATCTACGCGCTCGGCGAAAGCATCGCGCGGGTCTTCGACGTCCCCGGCCACACGCGCGGTCACAACGCCTACTGGTTCGATGACTCCGACGCGCTGTTCTGCGGCGACACCATGTTCGCGCTGGGCTGCGGCCGCCTGTTCGAGGGCACGCCCGCGCAGATGTGGGACTCGTTGTCCAAGCTGCGCGCGCTGCCGCCATCGACCAAGGTCTACTGCGCGCACGAATACACCAAGTCCAACGCCGCCTTCGCCGTCACGGTCGAGCCCGACAACGGCGCCTTGGTCGCCCGCAAGTCCATGATCGACGACATGCGCGCGCGGGGCGAGCGCACGGTGCCCTCGACCCTGGCCGAGGAGATCGCGACCAACCCGTTCCTGCGTCCCGACAGCGCCGATCTGCAGCGCACTCTGGGCATGGTGGGCGCGCCGCTGGTCGATGTCTTCGCCGAGACGCGCCGACGCAAGGATAATTTCTGA
- a CDS encoding chorismate mutase, translating to MSQPTLEQIREKIDAVDNQIHALLMERARLGELVVAAKNGAAPNAPRLRPGREASILRRLKGRHEGNIPFSVIGHIWRELMTAFLNRQSPIEVAVWGGTDRIAVWDVARGHFGVNIPFTPMMDVKAVIDHVAGKPGAIGVLAFEPDGEPWWRLLASETTGAGLRIFARLPFFMANGATAFAIAPVREDSGGPETTLVVLDGVAGDGPALARHNGTALVALPGFLRDGDAALEDARAAYGAQTAVIIGGYANPLIEG from the coding sequence ATGTCCCAGCCGACGCTGGAGCAGATACGCGAGAAAATCGATGCCGTGGACAACCAGATCCACGCGCTGCTGATGGAACGCGCCAGGCTGGGCGAGCTGGTGGTCGCCGCCAAGAACGGCGCCGCGCCGAACGCGCCGCGTCTGCGCCCGGGCCGCGAGGCCTCGATCCTGCGCCGGCTCAAGGGCCGGCATGAAGGCAACATTCCGTTCTCCGTGATCGGTCATATCTGGCGCGAGCTGATGACCGCGTTCCTCAATCGCCAGTCGCCCATCGAGGTCGCCGTCTGGGGCGGCACCGACCGCATCGCCGTCTGGGATGTGGCGCGCGGCCATTTCGGCGTGAACATTCCCTTCACCCCCATGATGGACGTCAAGGCGGTGATCGATCACGTGGCCGGCAAACCGGGCGCCATCGGCGTCCTGGCGTTCGAGCCCGATGGCGAGCCGTGGTGGCGATTGCTGGCATCCGAGACGACCGGGGCAGGCCTGCGGATCTTCGCGCGCCTGCCCTTTTTCATGGCGAATGGCGCGACCGCCTTCGCCATCGCCCCGGTCCGCGAGGACAGCGGCGGTCCCGAGACCACGCTGGTGGTGCTCGACGGCGTGGCGGGCGACGGACCCGCGCTGGCACGACATAACGGCACGGCGCTGGTTGCCCTTCCGGGCTTTCTCCGGGATGGCGACGCGGCGCTGGAAGACGCCCGCGCCGCCTATGGCGCGCAGACCGCCGTCATCATTGGCGGCTACGCCAACCCGCTCATCGAAGGCTGA
- the hisC gene encoding histidinol-phosphate transaminase, with the protein MTGPIPRPGVLDIEPYQGGKSKDTSYVGKMSSNEAALGPSPKALEAYRKAEATLQRYPDGGAHKLREAIARHHDVEFDRVVCGFGSDDLLQLLARGYAGPGDEVLYSEHGFLIYPIAARAVGAEPVAARDDGYTVSVDAMLAAVTERTKIVFIANPNNPTGTYIPATELERLHAGLPEHVVLVVDAAYAEFVTDPAYDSGQQLASWAPNVIMTRTFSKVYGLAALRVGWAYGAPGIVDVLNRLRGPFNVAAPAQAAAVAALDDREFLEKALAHNSRWRDWLFQRLGGLGLDVVPSAGNFLLIGFGSTERARAADAYLQDKGWYLRRMDSYGFTDHLRLTVGTEAENRGVTDVLAAFMGQARV; encoded by the coding sequence ATGACCGGACCGATTCCCCGCCCAGGGGTGCTCGATATCGAGCCGTACCAGGGCGGCAAGTCCAAGGACACCAGTTACGTCGGCAAGATGTCGTCCAACGAGGCCGCGCTCGGCCCCAGCCCCAAGGCGCTGGAGGCCTACCGCAAGGCCGAGGCGACGCTCCAGCGCTATCCGGACGGCGGCGCGCACAAGCTGCGCGAGGCCATCGCCCGTCACCACGATGTGGAATTCGACCGTGTCGTCTGCGGTTTCGGCTCGGACGATCTGCTCCAGCTTCTCGCCCGTGGCTATGCCGGGCCGGGCGACGAGGTGCTGTACAGCGAACATGGCTTCCTGATCTATCCGATCGCCGCCCGCGCCGTGGGCGCCGAACCGGTGGCGGCCAGGGATGATGGCTATACCGTCTCGGTCGACGCCATGCTGGCGGCGGTGACGGAACGCACGAAGATCGTCTTCATCGCCAACCCCAACAATCCGACCGGCACCTATATACCGGCCACCGAGCTTGAGCGGCTGCATGCCGGTCTGCCCGAGCATGTGGTGCTGGTGGTCGATGCCGCCTATGCCGAATTCGTCACCGACCCGGCCTATGATTCGGGCCAGCAGCTGGCCAGCTGGGCGCCCAACGTCATCATGACCCGCACCTTCTCCAAGGTGTACGGCCTCGCCGCCCTGCGCGTGGGCTGGGCCTATGGCGCGCCGGGCATCGTCGACGTGCTGAACCGCCTGCGCGGCCCGTTCAACGTGGCCGCTCCGGCCCAGGCCGCCGCCGTCGCCGCGCTGGACGACCGCGAGTTCCTGGAAAAGGCGCTGGCCCACAACAGCCGCTGGCGCGACTGGCTTTTCCAGCGTCTCGGCGGTCTCGGTCTCGACGTGGTGCCCAGTGCCGGCAATTTCCTGCTCATCGGCTTCGGCTCGACCGAACGGGCCCGCGCGGCCGATGCCTACCTGCAGGACAAGGGCTGGTACCTGCGCCGCATGGATTCCTACGGCTTTACCGACCATCTGCGCCTGACCGTGGGCACCGAGGCGGAAAATCGTGGGGTCACCGACGTGCTGGCCGCCTTCATGGGGCAGGCGCGTGTTTGA
- a CDS encoding NepR family anti-sigma factor: protein MTQGKDSPGNKRGAGRTEGRKRLGDNLRQMYDEVVQEPIPKEMLDLLARLKDDGDTKR, encoded by the coding sequence GTGACACAGGGCAAGGACTCTCCCGGCAACAAGCGGGGCGCCGGCAGAACCGAAGGGCGCAAGCGTTTGGGCGACAATCTGCGGCAGATGTACGACGAGGTCGTGCAGGAGCCGATTCCAAAGGAAATGCTCGACCTGCTCGCCCGGCTCAAGGACGACGGCGACACCAAGCGCTGA
- a CDS encoding response regulator, giving the protein MSLASDLAPHLSYLRRYARALTGSQAHGDAYVRACLETIVAAPEEFPREVGAKVGLYKVFHAIWMTSHVDAPIDVESLPKPEQRFQSQIGGLTPLSRQVLLLTAMEGFGENEAAEIVDLTPGEIGELIEAALADVQSQSRTKVLIIEDEPAISMDLAALVGDLGHEVAAIAMTRQQAVKAAREYKPGLVLADIQLADGSSGLDAVKDILSQVDVPVIFITAFPERLLTGERPEPTFLITKPFDHRTVQATISQALFFNTADALVA; this is encoded by the coding sequence ATGTCGCTCGCTTCCGATCTCGCGCCCCATCTTTCCTATCTGCGGCGCTATGCCCGCGCGCTGACGGGAAGCCAGGCCCACGGCGACGCCTATGTGCGCGCGTGTCTTGAAACCATCGTCGCCGCGCCCGAGGAATTCCCGCGCGAGGTCGGCGCCAAGGTCGGCCTTTACAAGGTCTTTCATGCCATCTGGATGACGTCGCATGTGGACGCGCCTATCGACGTGGAAAGCCTGCCCAAGCCGGAACAGCGCTTCCAGAGCCAGATCGGGGGGCTGACGCCGCTGAGCCGGCAGGTACTGTTGTTGACCGCTATGGAAGGCTTCGGCGAGAACGAGGCCGCCGAGATCGTCGACCTGACGCCGGGCGAAATCGGCGAGCTGATCGAGGCGGCGCTGGCCGACGTGCAGTCGCAGAGCCGCACCAAGGTGCTGATCATCGAGGACGAGCCCGCCATTTCCATGGATCTGGCCGCGCTGGTCGGCGATCTGGGCCATGAGGTCGCGGCCATCGCCATGACCCGCCAGCAGGCGGTGAAGGCGGCGCGCGAGTACAAGCCGGGCCTGGTGCTGGCGGATATCCAGCTGGCGGACGGCAGCTCAGGCCTCGACGCGGTGAAGGACATCCTGAGCCAGGTCGACGTGCCGGTGATCTTCATCACCGCCTTCCCGGAACGCCTGCTGACCGGCGAGCGTCCCGAACCGACCTTCCTGATCACCAAGCCGTTCGATCACCGCACGGTGCAGGCGACCATCAGCCAGGCGCTGTTCTTCAACACCGCCGACGCGCTGGTCGCGTAA
- a CDS encoding class I SAM-dependent methyltransferase, whose product MSLDITELQAFYASPLGRLAQMLLRARMVETWPDMHGQVVGFGYAGPLLRGLDHVRPPVLLMPAQQGVAHWPRGLPNRAALVEDEHLPLADASVDHLVVVHGLEHTENTRKLLREFWRILAPEGRILVILPHRGSPWSFMERTPFGHGRPYSVGQARRLLAGAMLEPLSWGGALFSLPAQNRAAISLVRWMERPGARLWPRLAGVLLVEARKSVTARIDGGQKRTALAYARA is encoded by the coding sequence GTGTCTCTGGATATCACCGAACTTCAGGCGTTCTACGCCAGTCCGCTGGGGCGCCTGGCCCAGATGCTGCTGCGCGCCCGCATGGTCGAGACATGGCCGGACATGCATGGGCAGGTCGTCGGCTTCGGCTACGCCGGTCCGCTGCTGCGCGGACTGGACCATGTCCGGCCGCCGGTGCTGCTGATGCCCGCGCAACAGGGCGTCGCGCATTGGCCGCGCGGACTGCCCAACCGCGCCGCGCTGGTGGAGGACGAGCATCTGCCGCTGGCGGATGCGTCGGTGGACCATCTGGTCGTCGTTCACGGGCTCGAGCATACGGAGAACACCCGCAAGCTGCTGCGCGAGTTCTGGCGGATCCTGGCGCCGGAGGGGCGCATCCTGGTGATCTTGCCGCACCGGGGCAGTCCGTGGTCGTTCATGGAACGCACGCCGTTCGGGCACGGCCGGCCCTATTCGGTGGGGCAGGCGAGGCGGCTGCTGGCGGGCGCCATGCTGGAGCCGCTGAGCTGGGGCGGGGCGCTGTTCAGCCTGCCCGCGCAGAACCGGGCGGCCATCAGCCTGGTGCGATGGATGGAGCGACCCGGCGCAAGGCTGTGGCCGAGGCTGGCGGGCGTGCTGCTGGTCGAGGCGCGCAAGTCGGTGACGGCGCGCATCGACGGCGGGCAGAAACGGACCGCCCTAGCCTACGCCCGCGCCTGA
- a CDS encoding phytanoyl-CoA dioxygenase family protein, producing MLTRDQTEGFYRDGFLRIDHGFPSEIADEARAILWRDTGCAPDDPDTWIRPVIRLGMYHDAPFREAAASPLLRETFDALAGPGRWLQPGAIGTFPVRFPSDEDPGDTGWHIDVSFGTENPDFMEWRANVFSRGRALLMLFLFSDVGPDDAPTRIRVGSHLPMARMLAPAGEAGLTLREMAAGGFGGTEDYPEALATGAAGTVYLCHPFLVHSAQSHRGTQPRFMAQPPLLPATPLSLDRANGDHSPVEQAIRLALSGAA from the coding sequence TTGCTCACGCGGGACCAGACCGAAGGTTTCTACCGCGACGGCTTTCTCCGCATCGATCATGGATTCCCTAGCGAGATAGCCGACGAGGCGCGCGCGATCCTGTGGCGCGACACGGGTTGCGCTCCCGATGATCCAGACACGTGGATCAGGCCCGTCATCCGCCTCGGCATGTATCATGACGCCCCGTTCCGCGAAGCGGCGGCCTCACCGCTGTTGCGGGAGACGTTCGACGCGCTGGCCGGTCCCGGACGCTGGCTGCAGCCGGGCGCCATCGGCACCTTTCCCGTTCGCTTTCCGTCGGACGAGGACCCCGGCGATACCGGCTGGCACATCGATGTCAGCTTCGGCACCGAGAACCCGGACTTCATGGAATGGCGCGCCAACGTCTTCTCCCGGGGACGGGCGCTGCTGATGCTGTTCCTGTTCTCCGATGTGGGACCGGACGATGCACCAACGCGGATCAGGGTCGGCTCGCACCTGCCAATGGCCCGCATGCTGGCACCGGCGGGCGAGGCCGGTCTGACCCTGCGCGAGATGGCGGCAGGCGGCTTTGGTGGTACCGAAGACTATCCCGAGGCGCTGGCGACCGGGGCGGCCGGCACGGTCTATCTGTGCCATCCTTTTCTTGTCCATTCCGCCCAGAGCCATCGGGGAACGCAGCCGCGCTTCATGGCACAGCCGCCGCTGTTGCCGGCAACGCCGCTTTCGCTCGACCGGGCGAACGGCGATCATTCTCCCGTCGAACAGGCCATCAGGCTGGCCCTGTCGGGCGCGGCCTAG